A single Calidifontibacter indicus DNA region contains:
- a CDS encoding phosphotransferase family protein — translation MQNHDELVRPPVLGPALVAATGASGWASFDYRLIAGGKSNLTFELSSAAGELILRRPPSGNLLPSAHDMGRESRVQRALAGTQVPVPQVVLTDEGDLLGVPCYVMAKVEGHVIREELPAGYADDAAAKERIAGALVDTQSALHLIDPASIGMADFGRAEGFMARQVRRWTEQWDRSKTHDVAEMTELSQRLSTNTPTAQRVSIIHGDYRLDNCIMDSDDPGKVAAVLDWELSALGDPLADLALTLFYWLEESDEPFGITPSITRTPGFPGRDFVKARYAEQTGLDLSDLGYYQGFSAFKLAGIVQGINQRSKAGAMAGQDFGNLDDMVLHIARQGLELL, via the coding sequence GTGCAGAATCATGACGAACTGGTCCGCCCGCCCGTGCTCGGTCCGGCGCTGGTCGCCGCCACCGGCGCCTCCGGTTGGGCGAGTTTCGACTACCGGTTGATCGCCGGCGGAAAGTCGAACCTCACCTTCGAACTGTCCAGTGCGGCAGGCGAACTCATCCTGCGTCGCCCGCCGTCGGGCAACCTGCTGCCGTCGGCGCACGACATGGGTCGTGAGTCGCGGGTGCAGCGAGCCCTGGCCGGCACGCAGGTGCCGGTGCCGCAGGTGGTGCTGACGGACGAGGGCGATCTGCTCGGCGTGCCGTGTTACGTCATGGCGAAGGTCGAGGGGCACGTCATCCGTGAGGAGCTCCCTGCCGGGTACGCCGACGACGCCGCCGCGAAGGAGCGCATCGCCGGCGCACTCGTCGACACGCAGTCCGCACTGCACCTCATCGACCCCGCGTCGATCGGGATGGCCGACTTCGGCAGAGCCGAGGGGTTCATGGCCCGGCAGGTGCGCCGTTGGACCGAGCAGTGGGACCGCTCCAAGACCCACGACGTGGCCGAGATGACCGAGCTCTCCCAGCGGTTGAGCACCAACACCCCCACCGCACAACGGGTTTCGATCATCCACGGCGACTACCGGCTCGACAACTGCATCATGGACTCCGACGACCCGGGCAAGGTGGCGGCAGTGCTCGACTGGGAGCTGTCGGCGCTCGGTGACCCGCTGGCCGACCTGGCGTTGACGCTGTTCTACTGGCTCGAGGAGTCGGACGAGCCGTTCGGCATCACCCCCTCGATCACCCGCACGCCGGGCTTCCCCGGTCGCGACTTCGTGAAGGCGCGATACGCCGAGCAGACCGGGCTCGACCTGTCCGATCTCGGCTACTACCAAGGGTTCTCGGCGTTCAAGCTGGCCGGCATCGTGCAGGGCATCAACCAGCGCAGCAAGGCAGGCGCGATGGCGGGGCAGGACTTCGGCAACCTCGACGACATGGTGTTGCACATCGCCCGCCAGGGTCTCGAACTGCTCTGA
- a CDS encoding alpha-amylase family glycosyl hydrolase has protein sequence MGQREGMGAIPFDGGVAFRVWAPNAEQVCVIGDFNDWDGGATVMESEGNGYWYAETSAQVGQEYKYQLTAGGQTFQRVDPYARKVTNSVGNGVIYDHGAYDWGDDSPGLSRRDDLVIYELHVGSFNAEQGRGSFQSVIDRLDHVQSLGANVIELMPVMEFAGDDSWGYNPAHLFAVESVLGGPDGLKDLVKAAHQRGLAVIVDVVYNHFGPSDLATWQFDGWSENGKGGIYFYNDDRSSTPWGDTRPDYGRPEVRAFIRDNAVLWLNDFHADGLRFDMTPYIRSRDGSGMDIPEGWEMMREVNSLVREQFPDRLLIAEDMQQNPAVSSTDEGGAAFHAQWDGAFVHPIREALKASNDDERSLEAVATAILKTYNDDAFERVIYTESHDEVANGKARVPLEVAPDDTSGELAQKLATMGAAMLLTPPGIPMLFMGQEFLQDGWFQDTVPLDWSLAEEQSGVLQIWRDLISLRRNASGRSAGLRGQHTQLVHADDAANVIAYHRWADGGPGDSVFVVVNLSGEARTDLPVQFPAAGGWELLMNTDGISYSEEYGSVESTSVTADGDPASASVNVGPYSALIYGFTG, from the coding sequence ATGGGTCAGCGTGAAGGCATGGGAGCGATCCCGTTCGACGGTGGGGTGGCGTTTCGGGTGTGGGCGCCGAACGCCGAACAGGTCTGTGTCATCGGCGATTTCAACGACTGGGACGGCGGGGCAACCGTCATGGAGTCCGAGGGCAATGGCTACTGGTACGCCGAGACCTCGGCGCAGGTCGGGCAGGAGTACAAGTACCAGCTGACCGCCGGCGGCCAGACCTTCCAGCGGGTCGACCCGTACGCCCGCAAGGTCACCAACTCGGTTGGCAACGGCGTGATCTACGACCACGGCGCGTACGACTGGGGTGACGACAGCCCCGGCCTCTCCCGCCGCGACGACCTGGTGATCTACGAACTGCACGTCGGCTCGTTCAACGCCGAGCAGGGACGCGGCTCGTTCCAGTCGGTGATCGACCGTCTCGACCACGTGCAGTCGTTGGGAGCCAACGTGATCGAGCTGATGCCGGTGATGGAGTTCGCCGGTGACGACTCGTGGGGTTACAACCCGGCCCACCTGTTCGCGGTCGAGTCGGTGCTCGGCGGCCCGGACGGTCTGAAGGACCTGGTGAAGGCGGCCCACCAGCGCGGGCTGGCCGTGATCGTCGACGTCGTCTACAACCACTTCGGTCCGAGCGACCTCGCCACCTGGCAGTTCGACGGTTGGTCGGAGAACGGCAAGGGCGGCATCTACTTCTACAACGACGACCGCTCGTCGACGCCGTGGGGTGACACCCGTCCCGACTACGGCCGCCCGGAGGTGCGGGCGTTCATCCGCGACAACGCGGTGTTGTGGCTGAACGACTTCCACGCCGACGGTCTGCGCTTCGACATGACCCCGTACATCCGCAGCCGGGACGGTTCGGGCATGGACATCCCCGAGGGGTGGGAGATGATGCGCGAAGTCAATTCGTTAGTGCGCGAACAGTTCCCGGATCGCCTGTTGATCGCCGAGGACATGCAGCAGAACCCCGCGGTGAGCTCGACCGACGAGGGCGGCGCGGCGTTCCACGCCCAATGGGACGGCGCGTTCGTGCACCCGATCCGCGAGGCGCTGAAGGCGTCGAACGACGACGAACGCTCGTTGGAGGCGGTCGCCACAGCGATCCTCAAGACGTACAACGACGACGCCTTCGAGCGGGTGATCTACACCGAGTCGCACGACGAGGTGGCCAACGGCAAGGCTCGGGTGCCGCTCGAGGTGGCCCCCGACGACACCTCCGGCGAGCTCGCCCAGAAGCTGGCCACCATGGGTGCCGCGATGCTGCTCACCCCCCCCGGCATCCCGATGCTGTTCATGGGCCAGGAGTTTCTGCAGGACGGCTGGTTCCAGGACACCGTGCCGCTCGACTGGTCACTCGCCGAGGAACAGTCGGGAGTGCTGCAGATCTGGCGCGACCTGATCTCGTTGCGCCGCAACGCTTCCGGACGCAGCGCCGGTCTACGCGGTCAGCACACCCAACTGGTGCACGCCGATGACGCCGCGAACGTCATCGCCTACCACCGTTGGGCCGACGGCGGCCCGGGCGACAGCGTGTTCGTGGTCGTGAACCTCAGCGGCGAGGCCCGCACCGACCTGCCCGTTCAGTTCCCGGCAGCCGGTGGCTGGGAACTGCTGATGAACACCGACGGCATCAGCTACTCCGAGGAGTACGGCTCGGTCGAGTCGACCTCCGTCACCGCCGACGGCGACCCGGCGTCGGCGTCCGTGAACGTGGGCCCGTACAGCGCGCTGATCTACGGCTTCACCGGATAG
- a CDS encoding amino acid permease, giving the protein MSFANMMRTKSVEQSIAEGDEPEYQLKKRLTALDLTVFGVGVVIGAGIFTVAGRAAKDLAGPSVVISFVVAALCCALAALCYAEFASSIPVSGSAYTFSYASLGEIVAWIIGWDLLLELMLGASVVAQGWSAYLGVFLDHLDITLPESVSYGSSFDLPAFLLVAVLTVLVSIGIKESLRVNLALVALKVFIVLFVIFAGLFFIKGENYQPFIPPNQPAEQVETLKTPLIEWVFGFTQSHYGVTGILAAASLVFFAYIGFDVVATTAEEAKNPQRDLPRGILGSLLICTVLYCAVALVMTGMVKYDKISSEASLAKAFEDVGHPGFATLISAGAVAGLTTVVMTLLIGASRVVFAMSRDWLLPASLGKVNTKTGTPIKITVGIGTVVALVAALTPVGELEYMINIGTLTAFFLVSVAVPVLRRRNPKMERPFKVPFSPVLPIVSALICLYLMLTLPIETWIRFVIWMALGFIIYFIYGYHRSRLAQGHRAQEEPVEKSTL; this is encoded by the coding sequence ATGAGCTTCGCGAACATGATGCGGACGAAGTCGGTCGAGCAGTCGATCGCCGAAGGCGACGAGCCGGAGTACCAACTCAAGAAACGGCTCACCGCCCTCGACCTCACGGTGTTCGGCGTCGGAGTCGTGATCGGTGCCGGCATCTTCACCGTCGCCGGCCGTGCGGCCAAAGACCTCGCCGGCCCGTCCGTCGTGATCTCGTTCGTGGTCGCAGCCCTGTGTTGTGCGCTCGCGGCGCTCTGTTACGCCGAGTTCGCCTCGTCGATCCCGGTGTCGGGTTCGGCCTACACATTCAGCTACGCCTCCCTCGGTGAAATCGTCGCCTGGATCATCGGCTGGGACCTCCTGCTGGAGCTGATGCTCGGTGCATCGGTGGTCGCGCAGGGCTGGTCGGCCTACCTCGGGGTGTTCCTCGACCACCTCGACATCACGCTTCCCGAGTCGGTCTCCTACGGCAGCAGCTTCGACCTGCCGGCCTTCCTGCTCGTGGCCGTGCTCACCGTGCTGGTGAGCATCGGCATCAAGGAGTCGCTGCGGGTCAACCTGGCGCTGGTCGCGCTCAAGGTGTTCATCGTGCTATTCGTGATCTTCGCCGGCCTGTTCTTCATCAAGGGCGAGAACTACCAGCCGTTCATCCCGCCGAACCAGCCCGCCGAGCAGGTCGAGACGCTCAAGACGCCGCTCATCGAGTGGGTCTTCGGCTTCACCCAGTCGCACTACGGCGTCACCGGCATCCTGGCCGCGGCCTCGTTGGTGTTCTTCGCCTACATCGGATTCGACGTCGTCGCGACCACCGCCGAGGAAGCCAAGAACCCGCAGCGCGACCTTCCGCGTGGCATTCTCGGCTCGCTGCTGATCTGCACGGTGCTCTACTGCGCCGTCGCGCTGGTCATGACCGGCATGGTGAAGTACGACAAGATCTCCAGCGAGGCATCCCTGGCCAAGGCGTTCGAGGACGTCGGGCATCCAGGGTTCGCGACGCTCATCTCAGCCGGAGCCGTCGCCGGTCTGACCACCGTGGTCATGACCTTGCTCATCGGTGCCTCGCGCGTCGTGTTCGCGATGTCGCGTGACTGGCTGCTCCCGGCGAGCCTGGGCAAGGTCAACACCAAGACCGGCACCCCGATCAAGATCACGGTCGGCATCGGCACCGTGGTGGCCCTCGTCGCAGCGCTCACCCCGGTCGGTGAACTCGAGTACATGATCAACATCGGCACGCTCACCGCGTTCTTCCTGGTGTCGGTCGCGGTGCCGGTGCTGCGCCGCCGCAACCCGAAGATGGAGCGCCCGTTCAAGGTGCCGTTCAGCCCGGTGCTGCCGATCGTGTCGGCACTGATCTGCCTCTACCTGATGCTCACGCTGCCGATCGAGACGTGGATCCGGTTCGTCATCTGGATGGCGCTCGGCTTCATCATCTACTTCATCTACGGCTACCACCGCAGCCGCCTGGCCCAAGGGCACCGGGCGCAGGAAGAGCCCGTGGAGAAGTCGACGCTCTGA
- a CDS encoding HNH endonuclease signature motif containing protein has protein sequence MTTSYEIDEPLSEVELELIESVLSRKTYRVRPVITEHSSATDMLAAAAQLCRDAFAKIDTDTIRAGEGALTGRVSSVEELRSLEEMIRAAAVTGSVVQAASAIAMARYAAIDREVIDSDTGFCVPVERPLGHQADFADTDLAAACQLAPRTASTRLGAAVTACTKAPRLVEAAVAGGVPFWKVNLVAAELADASPDTAALVEAELLGSRGFASWGFQKLKSAVRALVTRWEADAAKQTRKRTAREAIGVWAEASDIPGLSELRAVGPADQIAKIHAALDQLADTWRKHPEQHAQAHPEQYPQQGSEPGAAFRPTLGQLRLDALCDLVTEGCDIGFHLVIHVPFQRTNAPSDDHDESSDCADNGEGAGAQAASDPGPPENDCDTADPETSHGSTGPPDGDAHGRPHTDWAEIPGIGLVAPDTVDALVERFGCRLTRVLFDTDTGITAQTASARYEPPPKIREFVQLRDQSCRFPGCSRPAIRCDEDHVQEWPTGDTKGANLAAMCRHHHDAKTKGHWDVEMTDDGICTWISRTGRRYTTYPDTDTGRTENDQPGNPRRLAHWPAIPADRRDRDRDAGGRIRPVGDRHAGQLGPRQGERAVEVDPSGLDDRLEPHPLGHVAYPAGERGNRHLERFDVNADGSVAHRRSHHPG, from the coding sequence ATGACCACCAGTTACGAGATCGATGAGCCTCTGAGCGAGGTCGAACTCGAGCTGATCGAATCGGTGTTGAGCCGCAAGACGTATCGGGTGCGCCCGGTGATCACGGAGCATTCCTCGGCGACGGACATGCTGGCTGCGGCGGCGCAGTTGTGTCGGGATGCGTTCGCCAAGATCGACACCGACACGATCCGGGCGGGTGAGGGTGCGTTGACGGGGCGGGTGTCGTCGGTGGAGGAGCTGCGGTCGTTGGAGGAGATGATCCGCGCGGCCGCGGTGACCGGTTCGGTGGTGCAGGCCGCTTCGGCGATCGCGATGGCGAGGTATGCCGCGATCGATCGGGAAGTCATCGACTCCGACACGGGGTTCTGTGTGCCGGTGGAACGACCGCTCGGGCATCAGGCCGACTTCGCGGACACCGATTTGGCGGCCGCCTGCCAACTCGCACCACGCACGGCGTCGACGCGTCTGGGTGCCGCGGTCACCGCGTGTACGAAAGCGCCGCGGTTGGTCGAGGCGGCGGTTGCGGGTGGGGTGCCGTTCTGGAAGGTGAACCTCGTAGCGGCCGAACTGGCCGACGCTTCCCCGGACACGGCGGCCCTGGTCGAGGCTGAGTTGTTGGGGTCGCGCGGGTTCGCCTCGTGGGGGTTCCAGAAACTCAAGTCGGCCGTGCGGGCACTGGTGACCCGGTGGGAAGCCGACGCCGCGAAACAAACGAGAAAGAGGACCGCGCGGGAAGCGATCGGGGTCTGGGCGGAAGCCTCCGACATCCCCGGGTTGTCCGAACTGCGGGCGGTGGGTCCGGCGGATCAGATCGCGAAGATCCACGCCGCGCTCGACCAGTTGGCCGACACCTGGCGTAAACACCCCGAACAACATGCCCAAGCGCACCCCGAGCAGTACCCCCAGCAGGGTTCGGAACCGGGCGCAGCCTTCAGGCCGACGCTAGGCCAGTTACGCCTCGACGCGTTGTGTGACCTCGTCACTGAAGGCTGCGACATCGGGTTTCACCTCGTCATCCACGTCCCCTTCCAACGCACCAATGCCCCCAGCGACGACCATGACGAGAGCAGTGACTGCGCCGACAACGGCGAAGGCGCCGGTGCGCAGGCGGCAAGCGATCCAGGTCCTCCCGAAAATGACTGTGACACAGCCGATCCGGAGACATCACACGGCTCGACCGGCCCACCAGATGGTGACGCCCATGGGAGGCCCCACACTGACTGGGCCGAGATCCCCGGCATCGGGTTGGTCGCACCGGACACCGTCGATGCGCTGGTCGAACGGTTCGGGTGCCGGCTGACCCGGGTGCTGTTCGACACCGACACCGGCATCACCGCGCAAACAGCGTCCGCACGCTACGAACCACCACCGAAGATCCGAGAGTTCGTCCAACTGAGGGACCAGTCCTGCCGGTTCCCCGGATGCAGCCGACCCGCGATCCGCTGCGACGAAGACCACGTGCAGGAATGGCCCACCGGCGACACCAAGGGCGCGAACCTCGCCGCGATGTGCCGGCACCACCACGACGCCAAAACCAAAGGCCACTGGGACGTCGAGATGACCGACGACGGAATCTGCACCTGGATCAGCCGCACCGGCCGCCGCTACACCACCTACCCCGACACCGACACCGGCCGCACCGAGAACGATCAGCCGGGCAACCCGCGGCGGCTAGCTCACTGGCCGGCGATACCCGCCGACCGACGCGACCGCGACCGCGACGCCGGTGGCCGGATCCGCCCAGTCGGCGACCGTCACGCCGGCCAACTCGGCCCGCGGCAGGGCGAGCGCGCCGTCGAGGTCGATCCGTCCGGTCTTGACGATCGCCTCGAGCCGCACCCACTCGGCCACGTCGCGTACCCGGCCGGCGAGCGCGGGAATCGCCACCTCGAGAGGTTCGATGTCAACGCCGACGGGTCGGTCGCTCACCGCCGCAGCCACCACCCCGGATGA
- a CDS encoding ABC transporter permease produces MAGTMGKVSLRNLGAHKLRLLLTVLSVVLGTSFVAGSLIFTSTIGRSFNDIFDNVAIGVDAQVSSSNRSNGLTSDLGVPQSVVDKIESDKAALGVDRVQVGYTGTIAIADSTGKALQSGGAPIVGANWVPTDQALDPNGVRITQGRAPSGPNEIVLNESAATKGSLKVGSRTKVVVENGDGTPRDVTVVGLTKLPGATSGYIEADFDAATARSLFSDGKHVGTVQVSAASGVTPDQLKQRLAQAFPDQKVQTGEEVRQQTKDAINQFLQIFNYILLSFAAIGLIVGTFIIYNTFSMIVAQRVKELALLRAVGASRPQVTRSVLFEAFVVGLIGSVVGFAIGIALAAGLQAILSSTGAGLPSGDLAITPTAVIACLLVGIVVTMVSAYAPARRAAQVSPVEAMRESQTDGASSLRVRTLIGALLAVLGFAAIFSGATGKGGQAAGLVGLGAVVIIVAVVMGAPALSQPVIGALGSVIGRPFGKLGRLARTNAVRNPRRTAATAFALTLGLMLVAVIGTLGSSFKATIDSAVSSDVTADVILTGGDQMGLPPASGATLAKLDGVKDVVQLRNVPVRIGGSDSVGTAPTGDLSTVLKLAVTQGSSTIGANSVLVSDKFASANGLKVGSPVELATRFGTKANPTVTGIYTESALSGPFMLGGSAYSQLVPKQLERSWVTLVKVTDGAPVAQVQNRIGDAMKDYLTIKVQTPKEFANAQSSQIDQMLLVLYGMLGLSLVIAVLGIINTLALSVVERKREIGMLRAVGMLRKQVRRTIYLESILISIFGALLGMIIGVAIGWCLVRTFREWIPDISAVIPWPTILFTLVMAAVVGMAAALWPGIRAARTRPLEAIADL; encoded by the coding sequence ATGGCCGGCACCATGGGCAAGGTCTCCTTGCGAAATCTCGGCGCGCACAAGCTGCGCCTGCTGCTCACCGTGTTGTCGGTGGTGCTCGGCACCTCCTTCGTCGCCGGCTCGCTGATCTTCACCAGCACCATCGGGCGGTCGTTCAACGACATCTTCGACAACGTCGCGATCGGGGTCGACGCCCAGGTCAGCTCGAGCAACCGGAGCAACGGCCTGACCAGCGACCTCGGCGTACCGCAGTCGGTCGTCGACAAGATCGAGTCGGACAAGGCGGCTCTCGGTGTCGATCGCGTGCAGGTGGGCTACACCGGCACCATCGCGATCGCCGACTCCACCGGCAAGGCGCTGCAGTCGGGTGGAGCTCCGATCGTCGGCGCCAACTGGGTGCCCACCGACCAGGCCCTCGACCCGAACGGCGTCCGCATCACGCAGGGCCGCGCACCCAGCGGTCCGAACGAGATCGTGCTCAACGAGAGCGCAGCCACCAAGGGCAGCCTCAAGGTCGGCTCGCGCACCAAGGTGGTCGTCGAGAACGGCGACGGCACCCCACGCGATGTCACCGTCGTCGGACTGACCAAGTTGCCCGGGGCCACCTCCGGTTACATCGAGGCCGACTTCGACGCGGCGACCGCGCGGTCGCTGTTCAGCGACGGCAAGCACGTCGGCACGGTGCAGGTCTCGGCCGCGTCCGGGGTGACTCCCGACCAGCTGAAGCAGCGGCTCGCCCAGGCGTTCCCCGACCAGAAGGTGCAGACCGGCGAAGAGGTGCGCCAGCAGACCAAGGACGCGATCAACCAGTTCCTGCAGATCTTCAACTACATCCTGTTGTCGTTCGCGGCGATCGGCCTCATCGTCGGCACGTTCATCATCTACAACACCTTCTCGATGATCGTGGCGCAGCGGGTGAAGGAACTCGCCCTGCTGCGAGCCGTCGGCGCATCGCGTCCGCAGGTCACCCGGTCGGTGTTGTTCGAGGCCTTCGTGGTCGGGCTCATCGGCTCGGTGGTCGGCTTCGCGATCGGCATCGCGTTGGCGGCCGGACTGCAGGCCATCCTCAGCTCCACCGGGGCCGGACTGCCCAGCGGTGATCTCGCGATCACCCCGACGGCCGTCATCGCCTGTCTGCTGGTCGGCATCGTCGTGACCATGGTGAGTGCCTACGCCCCGGCCCGCCGGGCCGCGCAGGTGTCGCCGGTCGAGGCGATGCGCGAGAGCCAGACCGACGGCGCCTCCTCGCTGCGGGTGCGCACCCTCATCGGTGCCCTGCTCGCCGTGCTCGGGTTCGCCGCGATCTTCAGCGGCGCCACCGGCAAGGGTGGCCAGGCGGCCGGCCTCGTCGGGCTCGGCGCGGTCGTGATCATCGTCGCCGTGGTGATGGGTGCTCCGGCGCTGTCCCAGCCGGTGATCGGCGCGCTCGGCTCGGTCATCGGGCGACCGTTCGGCAAGCTGGGCCGCCTGGCCCGCACCAACGCCGTCCGCAACCCGCGCCGGACGGCGGCCACCGCCTTCGCGCTGACCCTCGGGCTCATGCTGGTCGCGGTGATCGGCACCCTCGGCTCGTCGTTCAAGGCGACCATCGACTCGGCCGTCAGCAGTGACGTCACCGCCGACGTCATCCTCACCGGTGGCGACCAGATGGGGCTGCCGCCCGCCAGCGGCGCCACCCTGGCGAAGCTGGACGGGGTGAAGGACGTCGTGCAGCTGCGCAACGTGCCGGTGCGCATCGGCGGCAGCGACTCCGTGGGCACCGCGCCGACCGGTGACCTCTCCACCGTGCTGAAACTGGCTGTGACACAAGGGTCGTCGACGATCGGCGCCAACTCGGTGTTGGTCTCCGACAAGTTCGCGTCGGCCAACGGGCTCAAGGTCGGCTCGCCGGTCGAGCTCGCAACCCGCTTCGGCACGAAGGCCAACCCGACAGTCACCGGCATCTACACCGAGAGCGCACTCTCGGGACCGTTCATGCTCGGCGGATCGGCTTACTCCCAACTCGTGCCGAAGCAGCTGGAGCGCTCCTGGGTCACGCTGGTGAAGGTCACCGACGGTGCCCCGGTGGCGCAGGTGCAGAACCGCATCGGCGACGCGATGAAGGACTACCTGACGATCAAGGTGCAGACCCCGAAGGAGTTCGCCAACGCGCAGTCGTCGCAGATCGACCAGATGCTGCTGGTGCTGTACGGCATGCTCGGGCTGTCGCTGGTGATCGCGGTGCTCGGCATCATCAACACGCTGGCGCTGTCGGTGGTCGAACGCAAGCGCGAGATCGGGATGCTGCGTGCGGTGGGCATGCTGCGCAAGCAGGTGCGGCGCACGATCTACCTGGAGTCGATCCTCATCTCGATCTTCGGGGCGCTGCTCGGCATGATCATCGGAGTCGCGATCGGATGGTGCCTCGTGCGCACCTTCCGCGAATGGATCCCGGACATCAGCGCCGTGATCCCGTGGCCGACAATCCTGTTCACGCTGGTGATGGCGGCGGTGGTCGGCATGGCGGCGGCGTTGTGGCCGGGCATCCGGGCGGCGCGTACGCGTCCGTTGGAGGCCATCGCAGACCTCTGA
- a CDS encoding ABC transporter ATP-binding protein, with amino-acid sequence MSIDPSSVQTTDQSTDPTTNRNGDLAAAAAPTGAAPQAAIAQHLVKTYGTGQATVHALRDVWVGFDRGQFTAIMGPSGSGKSTLMHCLAGLDVATSGRVLIGETDLSKLKDAAMTKLRRDRIGFVFQSFNLVPTLTAKENITLPLDIAGKAVDQEWFAMVTERLGLTDRLSHRPSELSGGQVQRVACARALVGKPEIIFGDEPTGNLDSKSSAEVLSILRASVDDFGQTVVIVTHDPRAASYADRVVFLADGRIVSDQRGLSADDIYEYMKQLDGGAGQTEER; translated from the coding sequence GTGTCCATCGACCCGTCCAGCGTCCAGACCACTGACCAAAGCACGGACCCAACCACGAACCGCAACGGCGACCTTGCTGCCGCGGCCGCGCCCACCGGCGCCGCGCCGCAGGCGGCCATCGCGCAGCACCTCGTCAAGACCTACGGCACCGGCCAAGCCACCGTGCACGCGCTGCGGGACGTCTGGGTCGGTTTCGACCGCGGCCAGTTCACGGCGATCATGGGGCCTTCCGGCTCGGGCAAGTCGACGCTGATGCACTGTCTGGCCGGCCTCGACGTCGCCACCAGCGGACGCGTGCTCATCGGTGAGACCGACCTGTCGAAGCTGAAGGACGCCGCGATGACCAAGCTGCGGCGCGACCGCATCGGCTTCGTCTTCCAGTCGTTCAACCTGGTGCCGACGCTCACCGCGAAGGAGAACATCACCCTGCCCCTCGACATCGCCGGCAAGGCGGTCGACCAGGAGTGGTTCGCGATGGTCACCGAACGGCTCGGGCTGACCGACCGGTTGTCGCACCGGCCGAGCGAACTCTCCGGCGGACAGGTGCAGCGTGTCGCCTGCGCCCGCGCGCTCGTCGGCAAGCCGGAGATCATCTTCGGTGACGAGCCGACCGGAAACCTCGACTCCAAGTCGTCGGCCGAGGTGCTGTCGATCCTGCGCGCGTCGGTCGACGACTTCGGTCAGACCGTCGTGATCGTCACCCACGACCCGCGCGCCGCGTCGTACGCCGACCGCGTGGTGTTCCTCGCCGACGGACGCATCGTGTCCGACCAGCGCGGACTGTCGGCCGACGACATCTATGAGTACATGAAGCAGCTCGACGGCGGCGCCGGTCAGACCGAGGAGCGCTGA
- a CDS encoding acyl-CoA thioesterase, whose translation MTDSTAPTAPTTDIHPLDRALELTPTEPGVWRGRTTADYWNMVGPFGGVTAATLLRAVQLHPDVLGEPLALTVNFAGPIEDGEFEVRAEPVRTNNSNRHWTLELRQGDEVLTTGTMLTGVRRDTWTDVEATRPEADGPENFERYPGLPGINWVSAYDLRYVSGGLPTEADGSADDSRSTLWVRDQPARPLDHAALTAMADCFYPRAFRRRGGFVPAGTVTLTVHFLADASEVAAHGTEHLLGTAFSRRFGRGYFDQTGELWSQDGRLLATSHQLVYFKA comes from the coding sequence GTGACCGATTCGACCGCACCGACTGCACCGACCACCGACATCCACCCGCTCGACCGCGCTCTCGAACTCACGCCCACCGAGCCCGGGGTGTGGCGCGGCCGAACCACCGCCGACTACTGGAACATGGTCGGCCCGTTCGGCGGAGTCACCGCGGCCACGCTGCTGCGTGCGGTGCAGCTGCACCCCGACGTGCTGGGCGAGCCGCTGGCGCTCACGGTGAACTTCGCCGGGCCGATCGAGGACGGCGAGTTCGAGGTGCGCGCCGAGCCGGTGCGCACCAACAACAGCAACCGGCACTGGACGCTGGAACTGCGGCAGGGCGATGAGGTGCTCACCACCGGCACCATGCTCACCGGCGTCCGCCGCGACACCTGGACGGACGTCGAGGCGACACGGCCGGAGGCCGACGGCCCGGAGAACTTCGAGCGCTACCCCGGCCTGCCCGGCATCAACTGGGTGTCGGCCTACGACCTGCGGTACGTCAGCGGCGGACTTCCGACCGAGGCCGACGGGTCGGCCGACGACTCGCGCAGCACCCTGTGGGTGCGTGACCAACCCGCCCGTCCGCTCGACCACGCCGCGCTGACCGCGATGGCCGACTGCTTCTACCCGCGCGCGTTCCGGCGGCGCGGCGGGTTCGTGCCGGCCGGCACCGTGACCCTCACGGTGCACTTCCTGGCCGACGCGTCCGAGGTGGCCGCGCACGGCACAGAGCACCTGCTCGGCACCGCGTTCTCTCGGCGCTTCGGTCGCGGATACTTCGACCAGACCGGCGAACTCTGGTCGCAGGACGGCCGTCTGCTCGCCACCAGCCACCAGTTGGTCTACTTCAAGGCCTGA
- the mnhG gene encoding monovalent cation/H(+) antiporter subunit G, translating into MTDVLDLLGALLLLLGAMLCLGAAVTLVRFPDLLSKLHGITKPQVLGVLAITLGIAVSLRTWYAVCICLLILLMQLFTAPVAGTIVSRSAYRSGLIDREHLVVDELADDLAESGFAQTPDDN; encoded by the coding sequence ATGACCGACGTGCTCGACCTGCTCGGTGCCCTGCTGTTGCTGCTGGGCGCGATGCTCTGCCTCGGCGCCGCCGTCACACTGGTGCGCTTCCCCGATCTGCTGAGCAAGTTGCACGGCATCACCAAACCGCAGGTGCTCGGTGTACTTGCGATCACGCTCGGCATCGCGGTGTCACTGCGCACCTGGTACGCCGTCTGCATCTGCCTGCTGATCCTGTTGATGCAGTTGTTCACCGCACCGGTGGCCGGCACCATCGTCAGCCGCAGCGCCTACCGGTCGGGTCTGATCGACCGCGAACACCTCGTGGTCGACGAGTTGGCTGACGACCTCGCCGAGTCGGGCTTCGCGCAGACCCCCGACGACAACTAG